A genomic window from Terrisporobacter glycolicus ATCC 14880 = DSM 1288 includes:
- the addB gene encoding helicase-exonuclease AddAB subunit AddB codes for MGLRFVLGRGGIGKTTFMLNEIKKRVQDNETSPVILLVPEQYSFEMEKNMSKLFQGEEKDKYLRSRVLSFKTMSSIVFSKVGGLTDVNINSSGKAMIIYKSIDKISNDLKVYGRSSTQSGFVGSITDIISELKQYNVSPDVLENIAGEIENETLRYKLMDIAKIYGEFEKNLHENYVDSQDLLTSLGSKLQQCDYFKDAYIYIDEFTGFTPNQYSILKELLKQAKEVYISLTIDSLTQFTYSKNDAFSRTKYTYEKLYKIAAEEGVKIHTNINLNNENVKRFNGNEELQHLEAFYHAYPYRKYEKETEHIKIKEFNNLYDEVEQVAKDIVHLVREQKARYKDITVATRDLNRYDFLVRSIFKEYEIPNFIDSKREAKSNPIIVLILSALEMRNRRYSYETMFRYLKSGLIGVSDEDISLLENYVLQNGITGKKWFEEKWEYKVNQNYLAEESEFDLEQKERINETRNQILEPIIKLQNKLDKKNKTVKEICTYVYEFLLDINIEETLEKLINNFNEKGDLEIAKEYSQVWQIVVDILDQMVELMGDEKISLDKFMKVISLGFDEYELGLVPPSMDQVLVSSVDRMKNSNTKHLYLIGTTDGIFPLISKESGLLSDKDRNSLGEKGIEVDIDSKTKTYEEQFLVYKALTYTSENLTISYPISDHEGKTLRPSIIISRLKKIFPNINIKSYVLKGLDNSTDTALDNITVKAPTFNELINAIKEFEIRGDINEVYLDLYRYFLGDEEYKNKLEKVVSGLSYTNQVEKVEREKIKQLYENKNLSISKLERYAQCPFSYFIQYGLKAQERKEYSFTAPDLGSFIHNILDIFSKSLNKDKLNWHEIDEDYIRSRVSIIVDEMISKIPGFILNSSERYKYLAYRLKKMLVSAISIISMQIKQGNFEPVDYEVSFRKNGKYPPIKLVLNDGQEVTLVGQIDRIDELEKDDSKYIRIIDYKSGDKSINLTEVYYGLQLQLLVYLDAIIDSDRHKKSNLKPAAILYNRIDNPIVRSNEDQKDAVINEEILKKLRMNGLVLKDVDIIGEMDMSLKEGERKTSLVIPANFDKNGNIGRYTKGVTEPEFDILRAYVKHEVKDLCERMVGGDISIIPCKNKNGTSCDFCTYSSICQFDPSIKGNTYTILNDKSDEEVIKLMEKEVKK; via the coding sequence ATGGGTCTTAGATTTGTATTAGGTAGAGGTGGAATAGGAAAAACAACCTTTATGCTAAATGAAATAAAAAAAAGAGTACAAGACAACGAAACTAGTCCTGTAATTCTTTTAGTTCCAGAACAATATTCATTTGAGATGGAAAAAAATATGTCTAAACTTTTCCAAGGAGAGGAAAAGGACAAATATTTAAGAAGTAGAGTGCTAAGTTTTAAAACCATGAGTAGCATAGTATTCTCCAAGGTGGGGGGGCTTACTGATGTTAATATTAACTCCAGTGGAAAGGCTATGATTATATACAAATCCATAGATAAAATTAGTAATGACCTTAAAGTTTATGGAAGGTCTTCTACACAGTCTGGTTTTGTAGGATCTATAACAGATATTATATCTGAGTTAAAGCAATATAATGTATCACCAGATGTTTTAGAAAATATAGCAGGAGAAATAGAAAATGAAACTTTAAGATATAAGTTGATGGATATTGCTAAGATTTATGGAGAATTTGAAAAAAATCTACATGAAAATTACGTGGATTCTCAAGATTTATTAACATCTTTAGGTTCAAAATTACAACAATGTGATTACTTTAAAGATGCTTACATTTATATAGATGAATTTACTGGTTTTACACCAAATCAGTACAGTATTTTAAAAGAATTATTAAAACAAGCTAAAGAAGTTTATATTTCCTTAACTATAGATTCTTTAACTCAATTTACATATTCAAAAAATGATGCCTTCTCAAGAACAAAATATACTTATGAAAAGCTATATAAAATTGCGGCAGAAGAAGGTGTAAAAATTCATACTAACATAAATTTAAATAATGAAAATGTAAAAAGATTTAATGGGAATGAAGAATTGCAACATTTAGAAGCTTTTTATCATGCATATCCTTATAGAAAATATGAAAAAGAAACTGAGCATATAAAAATTAAAGAATTTAATAATTTATATGATGAAGTAGAACAAGTGGCAAAGGATATAGTTCATTTAGTTAGAGAGCAAAAAGCAAGATATAAAGATATAACTGTGGCAACAAGAGATTTAAATAGATATGATTTTTTAGTGCGTTCAATTTTTAAGGAATATGAAATTCCAAACTTTATAGACTCAAAAAGAGAGGCAAAGAGTAATCCTATTATAGTCTTAATTCTTTCTGCATTAGAAATGAGAAACAGAAGGTATTCTTATGAGACAATGTTTAGATATTTGAAAAGTGGACTTATAGGTGTAAGTGATGAAGATATAAGTTTACTTGAAAATTATGTACTTCAAAACGGAATTACAGGTAAAAAGTGGTTTGAAGAAAAATGGGAGTATAAAGTTAATCAAAATTATTTGGCAGAAGAAAGTGAATTTGATTTGGAGCAAAAAGAAAGAATCAATGAAACTAGAAATCAAATATTAGAACCGATTATAAAACTGCAAAATAAGCTGGATAAGAAAAATAAAACTGTCAAAGAAATATGTACTTATGTGTATGAGTTTTTATTGGATATTAATATAGAAGAAACTTTAGAAAAATTAATTAACAACTTCAATGAAAAAGGCGATTTGGAAATTGCTAAAGAATACTCACAAGTTTGGCAAATAGTAGTAGATATACTTGATCAAATGGTAGAGTTAATGGGTGATGAAAAAATATCTTTGGATAAATTTATGAAGGTAATAAGTTTAGGATTTGATGAGTATGAGTTAGGACTTGTGCCTCCAAGTATGGACCAAGTTTTAGTAAGTTCTGTGGACAGAATGAAAAACTCAAACACAAAACATCTTTATTTAATAGGAACTACTGATGGTATATTCCCACTGATTTCAAAGGAAAGTGGGCTTTTAAGTGATAAAGACAGAAATTCTTTAGGTGAAAAAGGAATAGAAGTTGATATAGATAGTAAGACAAAGACTTATGAAGAGCAATTTTTAGTTTATAAGGCATTAACTTATACGAGTGAAAACTTAACAATAAGTTATCCCATATCAGATCATGAAGGGAAGACTCTAAGACCTTCTATAATTATATCTAGACTTAAAAAGATATTCCCTAATATTAACATAAAAAGTTATGTGCTGAAAGGTCTGGATAATTCTACGGATACAGCTTTAGACAATATAACAGTAAAAGCACCTACTTTTAATGAGCTAATTAATGCTATTAAGGAATTTGAAATTAGAGGAGATATTAATGAAGTTTATCTAGATTTATATAGATATTTCTTAGGTGACGAAGAATATAAGAATAAGTTGGAAAAAGTAGTAAGCGGACTAAGCTATACCAACCAAGTGGAAAAAGTAGAAAGAGAAAAAATTAAACAATTATATGAAAATAAAAACTTAAGTATTTCCAAGCTAGAAAGATATGCTCAGTGTCCATTCTCATATTTTATTCAATATGGGTTAAAAGCACAGGAAAGAAAAGAATATTCTTTTACAGCACCAGACCTAGGTTCATTTATACATAATATACTTGATATTTTCTCTAAATCTTTAAACAAAGATAAATTAAATTGGCATGAAATAGATGAAGACTATATTAGAAGTAGAGTATCTATTATTGTAGATGAAATGATAAGCAAAATACCTGGGTTTATCTTAAATTCTTCTGAAAGATACAAGTATTTGGCATATAGATTGAAAAAGATGCTAGTTTCAGCAATTAGTATTATTTCTATGCAAATAAAACAAGGAAACTTTGAACCTGTTGACTACGAAGTTAGTTTTAGGAAAAATGGGAAATACCCACCTATAAAATTAGTATTAAATGATGGCCAAGAAGTAACTTTAGTAGGTCAAATAGATAGAATAGATGAGTTGGAAAAAGATGATAGCAAATATATTCGTATTATAGATTATAAATCTGGAGATAAATCTATTAACTTAACAGAAGTTTATTATGGATTACAATTGCAGTTATTAGTTTATTTAGACGCAATTATAGACAGTGATAGACATAAAAAATCAAACTTAAAACCAGCAGCTATTCTTTATAACAGAATAGATAACCCTATTGTAAGAAGCAACGAAGACCAAAAGGATGCTGTAATAAATGAAGAAATATTAAAAAAACTTAGAATGAACGGATTGGTGTTAAAAGATGTAGACATTATCGGAGAAATGGATATGTCTCTTAAAGAAGGAGAGCGAAAAACATCTTTAGTTATACCAGCTAATTTTGACAAAAATGGAAATATAGGTAGATATACCAAAGGAGTTACAGAGCCAGAGTTTGATATATTAAGAGCATATGTAAAACACGAAGTAAAAGACCTTTGTGAAAGAATGGTAGGAGGAGATATAAGCATAATTCCAT
- a CDS encoding PD-(D/E)XK nuclease family protein codes for MNDKLKYFTYSQNSLNTYKSCPSKFKYKYIDNINWKHDDLGSREYYDSLKYGRDFHLLCERYFSNIPIGKCEDKNFNKWINKIKDLLPIEEGNIYLPEYEMNLNLNGRKVVAKVDLVIIEKDKINLWDWKTENQEITYKNALNRMQSMVYMFLAEEIIRKNFYSNYKIENISMNYYQPALENKPVTIKYDDKLHEENKMKILNIIDNIENEDFNNEKNINKNINHCKYCEFNKLCNSEAVNYEILEEDIYGS; via the coding sequence ATGAATGATAAATTAAAATATTTTACATATAGTCAAAACTCTCTAAATACTTATAAATCATGTCCTTCTAAGTTTAAATATAAATATATAGATAATATAAATTGGAAACATGATGATTTAGGAAGTAGGGAATATTATGACAGCTTAAAATATGGAAGAGATTTTCACTTATTGTGCGAAAGATATTTCTCTAATATTCCCATAGGAAAATGTGAAGATAAAAATTTTAATAAATGGATAAATAAAATAAAAGATCTGTTGCCAATTGAAGAAGGTAATATATATTTGCCAGAATATGAAATGAATTTAAATTTAAATGGACGAAAAGTTGTGGCAAAAGTTGACTTAGTTATAATAGAGAAGGATAAAATAAATCTTTGGGATTGGAAAACTGAGAACCAGGAAATTACATATAAAAATGCACTTAATAGAATGCAAAGTATGGTTTATATGTTTTTAGCTGAAGAGATAATAAGAAAAAACTTTTATTCAAATTATAAAATTGAGAATATAAGTATGAATTATTATCAGCCAGCATTAGAAAATAAACCAGTGACTATAAAATACGATGATAAACTTCATGAAGAAAATAAAATGAAGATTTTAAATATTATTGATAATATAGAAAATGAAGATTTTAATAATGAAAAAAATATAAATAAAAATATAAACCACTGTAAATACTGTGAGTTTAATAAGCTTTGTAACAGTGAAGCTGTAAATTATGAAATTTTGGAGGAAGACATTTATGGGTCTTAG